The nucleotide window GAGCAAGAGCGCTTATTAAAACTGGCCAACACTGCCAGCACCCTGGAAAGGGAACTTGAGCAGGTAGTCATGCCAAATGTTACCATAACTTGTTGTCATCCTTGTGTTGTTGGTTAAATTCTTTGTATATTCTGCTCTAAATCATCTGGCTCTTTCTTTTTAGGTGAAGTTGAGCCTTTCCCAGAAGGACATGCAGCTGCAGTCACTCCAGAAAGAACATCTGGAGCTGATGCGCCAGCTGACAACCACTCAGGAGAACCTGCAAACCAAAGAGCAAGCCATCAACCAGCTAGAGGCCCGCTACCTGGAACTGGATGCCCAGCTGGCTGAGCTTCAGGCAGAGGGCAACGCCAAGGACGACAACATCCAGTTCCTCCAGAACGAGAAGATTGTCCTGGAGGTAGCGCTTCAAACAGCACGGGCCGACAAGAGTCAGCTTGACGAGGGCGCTGAGCGGCTCGGAGAGGATGTTCTGGTGGCATCAGATGTATTAGATCAGCTCAGACAGGACGTCCAGGTCAAAACCAATCAGGTATGAGAATTTGAGGTCagatgattaaaaataaatactcatgAATGGAGAAATCATCACAAATATTGACATAACCCTGTGGGCTTGGTCATCATCATATTCCAATCTACAACTGCTGACACCTTGAGTTAGATATGGTTTGATACCAATGATGACCAGCAATTGTGTATGTACACATGgtagaatgtgtgtttgtattatcCACATCAATTTGGACTGGAATTCAGTAATTTTGTCATTCTTATTCAAACAGTATTATGTTTATGATTATTTTTCCTTATGGATTATCTATCATGTAGTGAATAAagtttttgctttgtttcaGATTGAAACTCTCCAACAAGAAAACAGTGTCCTGAAAAAACAAGCTCAGAAATTTAAGGAGCAGTTCCAACAGCAGAAGGTAAGACATCTCCCTCGCTCCTACCTGTGATCGTGTCCATCTCTCTCCTACAATGTATCATTTGTAGAAGCCAGAAAGAAGTTTAGACttaacatacatttttaaaacactcTCTCAGCCAGCTAAATCTGGTCGTGGGAGGATGTATTGTAGAACCAGATGGCTGTCATTTCTGAACAATGCCCAAAGTGCTGGTTGACAGGCCTCGTGAATTGAGCAGTGGAGGATGCTGCTCATTTTGCATTGACAGGCTGTCATAAAGTGGGTGAAGTTAATTGACAGAATGACAGAAATGTCATTCTTGTCATTTAAAGTCAGAGTTTTTGGAGACCATCTGGAATATCATGGATGAACATTTAACTTTGATTCAATTCAGACTGGAATCCATGAAAAGTGAATTGCTCTAGCTGTGGTTCTCAACATCCTGCATTATCATCAACAATTTTCTCTACATTGCATCtaaaatatttacataaatagGCATGAAGTGGCAGCCTCTGCAGCAGGACTCTATTCTGAATTGACAGattcagtcttttttttctaatcatGTTTGGTATAATCAGATTTCCTTATGTTTTCTGTGGAACGCTTGTGCAGCTGTTCATACATTCATGGATTTATTACCTGACAGAAACCTCTTTTGACACcaatattttaaaacatgcatTTGCTCGTGGATCAGACTATTATTGCTATTGTTCCTATACATCTCAGAATGTTTGGATCGAACAGCTCATTGTTACTTGGCTGGGACACTCCAAAAAccgattttatttgtttcagtACATTCTATAGTAAATTTTGATGAACAGGGTTATGTCCTGCTGCCTCACCCAACTTCAGCTGGCAGACAGCCACcctgacatttttatttgtatgatgTGTTCATAATCTTTTCCTTTACGATGATGTTGAGCTGTTCAGGCCCAGAATCATAAGCCCAACCCCAAATTATGACACTCCCTCCTAGCTGTTTCCCCGCTGggatgatgatgtcatgttcATATAGAGTGCAACATCACACATAGAGCTGCGTGTTCCTCACAACCAAGTCAACTTTGGTCTCATCAGTCCACAAAACAGTTTGTCATTAGTCTTGTGTCAAAAGGCTCCTTAGTGAAGTTCCAGTGCAAAGTGATGTTTTTGGAGTGAGTAAGCTTTGTCTTTGCTGTCCTTGGTATGGGCAAAGTGCTCCATGCAATTATGCACCATGATTTGCATATGGTAGATCTGCATATGGTCATGGCACAGATTTGAATCAGCTCCAACAGTTTCTTAAAATCTTTAGTTGTTACCCTGTTTTTtgctcaatatttttttttgcctcatttAACATTCTGCTTTCTGCTTTTTGGAGAATGCAGTGGGCGTCCCCATCTAGTGAGAGCAGCCGCAGAGCTGTATCGCCTCCATTTATCGACTTTTTGTCTCACTGAGGAAAAGTCTTTTTTGTGAAGCATTGTTCACATCAGCATGAGTTTCTCATGAATAACAAATGACCTCATCCTGACTCCCGTTAGCTTTGGTTGAGTTGTAATTAACCTgctgcagtttttattttttatttatttaatattttttggtCTACGCTGAATGATGAATTCTACCTGGATATAAAATGAGTTATCAACTCAAATAGATTTTTGTGTGTCATTCATTATTGTAACTTAGATCAAGAACTGACCATACACATATGTCTGAATGCATGTAATTCCTAATACTTCACATTCTCGCCACTGTATAGACCTTCTTCAGTAAAACGTATCTCACTCAAGCCTCCAgatgatgcagtgtgtgtgtgattccaaTCCTCTCGCAGCTCTCTCTCCTACAGTTCACTAGGAAATTGCCTCGGTAGAGACGAGCATGAGCAACCCTACTCACTctctttgaaaagagaaaagtactcacttcatttgttttctgttttatgtaAACCCCTCATGAGACACACTATGTCATTGACGTCACAGGTGATGGTGGAAGCTTACCGCCGGGACACCAGCTCCAAAGACCAGCTGATCAGTGAGCTCAAGTCCACCAAAAAGCGTCTGTTGGCGGAGGTGAAGGACCTGAAGCAGGAGCTGCTGGGCGTCGAGGGGGAGAAGCAGAAGGCAGAGTTAGAACAGGTCCGGCTGCAGAAGGAGGTGGTGAGAGTCCAGGAGCAGATGTGTAACATGGAGGCTCATCTGCAAACCATTCAGGATGAAAGGGGTCAATTAGAAATGCAGGTCCAGGTAGAGATATTTAATGTTTCCCACTGAATTTACTTTACAGACTATTTTAAAATTCAAGTAAAAGAAGTTGTTTGTGTAGTAATGTTAGgctttctgttttcctctcattttaGTCTCTACAGTTTGACCAGAGTCAGCTAGCAGCAGTGACACAAGAGAACGAGGGACTCAGGAAACAGGTGGAGCAACTGGAGGGTGAAGCCAAAAAGTGAGTCATTGTGTTGTGGAGCCTGAATGATTCCCACAGTAATGATGAATATCTCTGTAGTCATGTGCTATTTATACACACAAATCTGGGATATTGATTACACAATTCATGATCTCCACATAAACCCATGTTTTCTGTGTCTTCTTTATCTGTAAGTAAAATATGATTTAGATTGTACAGTCATCACACCTACATCTTGTGTCCATGTGTATGTTTGGTCTGCTTTGAGCAATGAACATAGTCTCCTCTGAACAATTTGAACTTATTTGCTTATATGCATCAAATAGGGCCATCTCAGAGCAGAAGGTGCGTGTTAAGCGGCTGGGCACGGATTTGACCAGTGCTCAGAAGGAGATGAAGGCGAAACATAAGGCCTACGAGAACGCCGTGGGCATCCTGAGCAGGAGGCTCCAAGAGGCCCTGATGGACAAGGAGGCGACCGACGCAGAACTGGTCAAACTCAAGGCCCAGGTGGCTGATGGGGGAAACAGCCAGGCTTTACAGGTACTGTTCAAGCCTGCCAGACTTCCTGGAAAAATTAATTGTTACAACGTTAAGTTTGCCTCATAATCATAATCCTTTATTATAAGGTATTCTCCTGAAATGTTCCGGATGGACTGTATGTGAGAATTCAAAAGTCAGAGTCTGTAGCTCTGGAGTTTTTCCTGCAAGCTCCTCGAGTAACAACTCCATGGAAAGGttgaatgagcccatgtgagaatagaAGAATAGCAATATCTGGAGAATTCGCCACGAGCAGGCGAATTTCTAACGAGTAACAGACtcaaaactgaaacaaacaaggaaTGCAAATATCTCGTCAAGAAAGAGTGGAGCCATAAATGCAGAAGAAGCCTGTAAAGACAGTGGGCCTCATTGACcaaccgtttttaaaaagaaatgtcttcTTAAAACCCTCTTATTGATTCTGACATTTACCGATGTTTTCTTATCTGGGATTtgttaatatataaaaacagaatcTACGCACACTGAAGAGCACATCTTACGCACACATGATAACTGATACGCTCGTGGAAAATTATCAGTTATTGTGTTTGATACAGCTTTCACTGAATGTGTAAATGCACTGTATGATATTTTGTGGTATGCTATGCAATTTAAGAGGGTTGTATTTTTCATCCAGGATAAGATAAAGGCTCtgcaagaggagctgcaggttgtGACCAGCAGCAAGACTATGCTCGAAAGGGAGCTGCAGGAAGTGATCAACCTCACCTCCACAGAGCTGGAGGATTACCAGGAGAAGGTGATGGAGCTCGAGGATGAGGTGAACTACTATAAAATAATTGATCCGTTTATGTTAATCGGTACATATATTTGGAACTGTTCTCTGTTTTATTGGGAAAATATAATTTCCTCTATTGAAAATTACCATGTATGTGTGAGCTCCATGTTCTTAAATCAATGCGTCAATTTaggttgtgttgtatttttgcTATTTCACAGCTTCAAGAGTCACGGTGCTTCAAGAAGCGGATCAGGAAGTTAGAAGATGCCAACAAGAAATTAGCACTTGAGCTTGAGCATGAAAAAGGGAAATTGGTTGGATTGGCACAGTCCCACAATACACTGCGGGAGCATTCCAACATTTTGGAGTCTGCCCTCGCCAAGAGGGAAGCGGATCTTGTCCAACTCAACTTAcaggtaaaacattttatttgtattttagaaTGTTGTTATatatctttaattaaaaaaagtaaagacaTCTACACCTAAATTATATGagaattttgatttatttttgttcattgTTCTAGGTCCAAGCGGTTCTGAAGCGTAAAGAAGAGGAGGACCAGCAAATGAAGCAGGCAGTACAAACTCTGCAGCTTTCcttagaaaaagagaaaaccaaAGTCAAGGACCTGAAGGAACAGGTAGGAGCTCTAATACGATGCAGGAGTTTCTCCTCATTGAGTTGAAATTCAAACTCAACATCATTTGCTAGTCAAATAATTTAAGGGAGTctataatttaaatgtattttaatctgAAGGAGCATCCAAAGAAACCATAAATTAAAGAAAGCTGAATTTTACAATTATCAATAAGAGGTCAATAGcttttaaaagttgttttagggttagggtcctGAATATTTGGTTTCCTGGAGTCTTTTAGGTTGTCATAATATGTTGTGTTCTATAGGTGGCAGCAGCAAAGGCTGAGGCAGCCCACAATAGAAGGCATTACAGGGCGGCCATGCTGGAGCTGTCGGAGATCAAGAAGGACCTGCAGGCCAAAGAGGACGTGGTCAAAGCTCTGCAGAGGGAATCACTCAAACTACAGTATGAACATCTGTCTCTAAAAATAATTCAATGACTTTAAATCTAATTTTATGTTGTAAAAGCTGCCGTAGTTGTATGTGTCACCAGTCATTTATCAGTGAATATGTTGTACTCGGCAGGGCTCAGGATGAACAGCATGCTCAGGAGGTTTCTAGGTTCCAGGAGGAGCTGGGTGAGGCTCATTCACAGCTCCAGATCCTCCAGAAACAACTGGGCGAGGAACTGGCCAAGCAGCCACTCACCCACCAAGAGGTGAAGATTCTGAAGCCATGGTCATCTACTTCTGATATAATTGACATGATgcagtttgtatttttatataatgaTATTGCCGATTAACTGATGACTAACGTTGACTGTTTGTTCAGGTTGAAGACCTGAAGTGGGAGgtggagcagaggcagagggagattGAAGCTCAGCGCCagcagatggagatgatggagcAGTGTCATCACAGGGAGCTGGACAACCTACAAACAGCTCTGGGGGCAAGTTCTcactacatttttttaatatggaCACAAAGCTGTCAAGTtcataagaatttaaatagtaTTATATTTGCAAAAACcatcaaattatatttactAAAGTATAATTGGAGTCGAGAGGGAAACACAGGATGAAGTGAGCACTGTAATCACTTCTGTACTGAATTTATGATTACCATCATCTGGCCTGTTTTGACAATGGTTTATAATGAACAAAATGATCTGTCGGGCTCAGAACATCAAGGTGGAGCTGGAGTctgtgcaggaggagctgagcgGCACCAGGAAGGACAAGTTTATGCTGCAGGCCAAAGTGGGTGAACTGAGGAACAGCATGAAGACAGTCCTGCTGCAGAACCAGCAATTCAAACAGGACCTCAAGCAGAGCCGCCTGAGAAAGGTAACAcactgtttcttctttttttaaagtttattagtttgttttctCCAAAAGTCTGCAGACTACAGACTGGGCAAACCTTTGAACATTTCTACTTGACTAATAAGCTTCTAAAGCTGCTTTGAGATATGTACTGAAGTGCATGGAATTATGTGGAGGGCTCTAACAAAGGTCAAAATCTGTTGTCTTGGCCATTTTTTCCCAGCAGCAaagtaaaatgtctggaaaatttgtgaggccatgtgaaagaaaagcaggaaaacaGCGAGTGAGTGGGCTTatagattttgttttgaatactTGATGGTTGGGAAATTGGAAGAATACCaaaaagaaatgacaaagaGATGTCAGAAGATGCTGACCAAAATgccaacttggaaagacaatgagattcgagagcttttgttGATTAGAGTAAAAACAATTCATTTTATGCTGCGGAATTAATACGTTTTGTCCTGCCTCCATCATGTTGCAGAAGTTATCCTGATGTTGTGAACGTCTCTGACTTATTATCTCTTGCTGcattcttcaaatgtgaaatcTCCACACATATTGcatggagttcatgtctgaaaacagcttttgtaACTTAACATAATTTTAACTCTATCATTAAGTTGCTCTTTTATCGTCTTGCCATGATGGCTTTCAAATATGAGCAAATATGCTCAGCTGTCATCAGACACAGTTAAAGAACTTTATAACTAAAGTATGTTAGTATTTTCAGCACTTCAGCCGACAGCCACTTGCTGCTATGTAGTAACCCAAGTGGGTGTACCCCTAAATGTCTACAGCATGAGTAATGCTCACAAAGCCAAAGACTTAAAAGCCAGTGATGTAAGTGCAACGCCAAATAAGAAACGCCCGCTACATAGAGATGACTAAATCCACCCCTGTAAtgatgttgttgctgcagcagcGGATGGAGCTAAAGAGTGAGGGGAGCCCATCCAACTCTGTGACTCCAGTGAAGATCCCAGACTGCCCAGTGCCTGCCTCCCTCCTGGATGAGTTACTGAAACCATCAGCGTCTGTCAACAAGGAGCCCCTCAACAACCTGCACAACTGTCTCCGGCAACTCAAGTAAGCCTATTGTTGTGACTGCATGACTGAAAATTATCCtgaaaaatgttgtgttgttcccTAAAAGCCACAATACatatgatgtgttttttcccctcagggaggagatggacagcCTCCAGAAGCAGATGGAAGAACACACAGTGACAGTACATGAGTCAGTGGGCTCATGGACAAACACAGAACTGGGACTTCAGAACAACATCTCAAAATCATCAACACAGCAATCCGACATGGtggtaaacaacaacattgaagAAGAACAGCAGCAATCATAACAGAAGAACTTTTCTCAGGCCAATAGAGGGAGAGTGGAGTTTTATCCACAAAGGCACCTTTTAGTCTCCTAATCTTTCTCTTAACAATTGCTGCCAACATTTGGCTTTCTCCCACTGGCACAGGGGTGCTTTTGCAGAgtaatactatatatatatcatagctttattctttctttttttgatggttgtttatatttttgttttgctaaattcacatttatttatttagagtttaAGAATTACAGCTTTTCCTTTGACAGCCACTAAAATGATCCCTCTTAGATTTCTTCTTAGTTCAGCAGTTTTACTCACTAAAAGGTATTTAGTCATTGCCTccctttttataaaaataaattggtgGCTTTGATGCTGTTTATAATGGCTGACATTATTTTTAAGGGTTTTTGGTAACAGAAACAATGGTTGAGTCTGCCACCAGGCTGGCAATGAACGGTTCTTCCATTTCGTTGTGCCTGTGTATGAGTGAAGTTGCCTGACTATGATTTAACTGACATGCTTACACTTCCATGTTGTTTCTAAAAAAGCTTGTGATGAAACATCATCACTCCTTTTCAGGAAGTTCAAAGTCATATACAGCtgacgtcttttttttttggtatggACTCTTGTTAAAATGCAGTGTTGCTTATGTTGGATGTTACCATATCACCTTGGGTTCCTACAACTCTATAAACATTAATCTCAGTTATGTATGAAGGTGTTTTGTCTAGCATGGACTGCAGTAATTCGCACGCAAAAAAGCCTTAAGCAATCTTTAATATGCTGCAAAGGACTAAGTCAGTTTGGATGATTGTATTGCTGCTGAGGGTGTGTGCAAGATGTAATGTGTCgtattgtttgtgtgcgcaAAAAATGGTTTATTGTATAGCAAGTGGGTCACATCAACTGACGTGCACAGTAGGTGATCAAAACTAAactgactgagagagaaagtCATAAGACGATGCAGAAAAGTTACTTTTATCAGCAGGTGCAATGAGATGtgttcattttctgttgttACATTTGGTACATACTGTATTAACAAAAAATAACCCTTGAATCAGATGTTTTTCTTGTGTTATGGCTGTTTCATGGGTAATGGGATACGTTAATTGTTTCCAGAggttaatatataaatacacttaCTTTTTTGTATGATTGTAACTTTATGACTGTTCAATAATGTAAAGAAGATGACAGACAAGATATCAAATGCAAAC belongs to Platichthys flesus chromosome 3, fPlaFle2.1, whole genome shotgun sequence and includes:
- the golga3 gene encoding golgin subfamily A member 3 isoform X2, with amino-acid sequence MDIKTNQSEAVQMEASVYQEDQVIKSKDTEAHTIGGTQLDQQGQDNTQNTKGNICNGPVSSGVMSNGDGLADGFGSAGHTRMNGSLHPTAPPQSTSSPVNSQTQEDSQGVAAYQPMMLEKSEGASAVVTVHTGDALQSLRLSMPMQETELSVANQKPSMEMENEERIRLEARRRLEEQLKQYRVQRHKERSHPTTTKPRPFSTLDPELMLHPEGLPRASTLAMTTEYSYMRTSVPRGPKLGSLGIPPSKERKSKSPRPSKIHSLADYKSPENDDGGGGGGGGRSGGGLRTTDNTMSSLQSTVSSVSTLSEVSLMSEGSTCEKDAQPGSPFQIGDNVSEIDGSESGTRPGNDGNDSDSSSYSSVSTRGTYAMLSAAVERQQGPYTVEGREIAAEAMGQFPSLQEVLQAASEEQHLLDLEQQREGTAEPRSRRDSFSSSVSLESSVLGHDEMLQVLKEKMRLTGQLESLSLEANQALKEKTELQAQLATVNAQLQVKNEEAQVSQDRRSALTSQVGTLRQNCSQLEKAMVELQGSLESKNASLASLSNDLKVAEDQYNRLMGKVEEMQNTVVMRDNTVQELRQQMGGLQNQLQQVQLERSTLQSRMKTSQAEIDSLQQVRQWYQQQLALAQEARVRLQGEMANMQAGQMNQFGTLEHLKLENVTLSHQLTESQHRSIKEKERIAVQLQSIEADMLTQEASFKQIQDAKTMVEDDLQHKLEEFEEEQERLLKLANTASTLERELEQVKLSLSQKDMQLQSLQKEHLELMRQLTTTQENLQTKEQAINQLEARYLELDAQLAELQAEGNAKDDNIQFLQNEKIVLEVALQTARADKSQLDEGAERLGEDVLVASDVLDQLRQDVQVKTNQIETLQQENSVLKKQAQKFKEQFQQQKVMVEAYRRDTSSKDQLISELKSTKKRLLAEVKDLKQELLGVEGEKQKAELEQVRLQKEVVRVQEQMCNMEAHLQTIQDERGQLEMQVQSLQFDQSQLAAVTQENEGLRKQVEQLEGEAKKAISEQKVRVKRLGTDLTSAQKEMKAKHKAYENAVGILSRRLQEALMDKEATDAELVKLKAQVADGGNSQALQDKIKALQEELQVVTSSKTMLERELQEVINLTSTELEDYQEKVMELEDELQESRCFKKRIRKLEDANKKLALELEHEKGKLVGLAQSHNTLREHSNILESALAKREADLVQLNLQVQAVLKRKEEEDQQMKQAVQTLQLSLEKEKTKVKDLKEQVAAAKAEAAHNRRHYRAAMLELSEIKKDLQAKEDVVKALQRESLKLQAQDEQHAQEVSRFQEELGEAHSQLQILQKQLGEELAKQPLTHQEVEDLKWEVEQRQREIEAQRQQMEMMEQCHHRELDNLQTALGNIKVELESVQEELSGTRKDKFMLQAKVGELRNSMKTVLLQNQQFKQDLKQSRLRKRMELKSEGSPSNSVTPVKIPDCPVPASLLDELLKPSASVNKEPLNNLHNCLRQLKEEMDSLQKQMEEHTVTVHESVGSWTNTELGLQNNISKSSTQQSDMVVNNNIEEEQQQS
- the golga3 gene encoding golgin subfamily A member 3 isoform X3 translates to MDIKTNQSEAVQMEASVYQEDQVIKSKDTEAHTIGGTQLDQQGQDNTQNTKGNICNGPVSSGVMSNGDGLADGFGSAGHTRMNGSLHPTAPPQSTSSPVNSQTQEDSQAVANQKPSMEMENEERIRLEARRRLEEQLKQYRVQRHKERSHPTTTKPRPFSTLDPELMLHPEGLPRASTLAMTTEYSYMRTSVPRGPKLGSLGIPPSKERKSKSPRPSKIHSLADYKSPENDDGGGGGGGGRSGGGLRTTDNTMSSLQSTVSSVSTLSEVSLMSEGSTCEKDAQPGSPFQIGDNVSEIDGSESGTRPGNDGNDSDSSSYSSVSTRGTYAMLSAAVERQQGPYTVEGREIAAEAMGQFPSLQEVLQAASEEQHLLDLEQQREGTAEPRSRRDSFSSSVSLESSVLGHDEMLQVLKEKMRLTGQLESLSLEANQALKEKTELQAQLATVNAQLQVKNEEAQVSQDRRSALTSQVGTLRQNCSQLEKAMVELQGSLESKNASLASLSNDLKVAEDQYNRLMGKVEEMQNTVVMRDNTVQELRQQMGGLQNQLQQVQLERSTLQSRMKTSQAEIDSLQQVRQWYQQQLALAQEARVRLQGEMANMQAGQMNQFGTLEHLKLENVTLSHQLTESQHRSIKEKERIAVQLQSIEADMLTQEASFKQIQDAKTMVEDDLQHKLEEFEEEQERLLKLANTASTLERELEQVKLSLSQKDMQLQSLQKEHLELMRQLTTTQENLQTKEQAINQLEARYLELDAQLAELQAEGNAKDDNIQFLQNEKIVLEVALQTARADKSQLDEGAERLGEDVLVASDVLDQLRQDVQVKTNQIETLQQENSVLKKQAQKFKEQFQQQKVMVEAYRRDTSSKDQLISELKSTKKRLLAEVKDLKQELLGVEGEKQKAELEQVRLQKEVVRVQEQMCNMEAHLQTIQDERGQLEMQVQSLQFDQSQLAAVTQENEGLRKQVEQLEGEAKKAISEQKVRVKRLGTDLTSAQKEMKAKHKAYENAVGILSRRLQEALMDKEATDAELVKLKAQVADGGNSQALQDKIKALQEELQVVTSSKTMLERELQEVINLTSTELEDYQEKVMELEDELQESRCFKKRIRKLEDANKKLALELEHEKGKLVGLAQSHNTLREHSNILESALAKREADLVQLNLQVQAVLKRKEEEDQQMKQAVQTLQLSLEKEKTKVKDLKEQVAAAKAEAAHNRRHYRAAMLELSEIKKDLQAKEDVVKALQRESLKLQAQDEQHAQEVSRFQEELGEAHSQLQILQKQLGEELAKQPLTHQEVEDLKWEVEQRQREIEAQRQQMEMMEQCHHRELDNLQTALGNIKVELESVQEELSGTRKDKFMLQAKVGELRNSMKTVLLQNQQFKQDLKQSRLRKQRMELKSEGSPSNSVTPVKIPDCPVPASLLDELLKPSASVNKEPLNNLHNCLRQLKEEMDSLQKQMEEHTVTVHESVGSWTNTELGLQNNISKSSTQQSDMVVNNNIEEEQQQS
- the golga3 gene encoding golgin subfamily A member 3 isoform X1 translates to MDIKTNQSEAVQMEASVYQEDQVIKSKDTEAHTIGGTQLDQQGQDNTQNTKGNICNGPVSSGVMSNGDGLADGFGSAGHTRMNGSLHPTAPPQSTSSPVNSQTQEDSQGVAAYQPMMLEKSEGASAVVTVHTGDALQSLRLSMPMQETELSVANQKPSMEMENEERIRLEARRRLEEQLKQYRVQRHKERSHPTTTKPRPFSTLDPELMLHPEGLPRASTLAMTTEYSYMRTSVPRGPKLGSLGIPPSKERKSKSPRPSKIHSLADYKSPENDDGGGGGGGGRSGGGLRTTDNTMSSLQSTVSSVSTLSEVSLMSEGSTCEKDAQPGSPFQIGDNVSEIDGSESGTRPGNDGNDSDSSSYSSVSTRGTYAMLSAAVERQQGPYTVEGREIAAEAMGQFPSLQEVLQAASEEQHLLDLEQQREGTAEPRSRRDSFSSSVSLESSVLGHDEMLQVLKEKMRLTGQLESLSLEANQALKEKTELQAQLATVNAQLQVKNEEAQVSQDRRSALTSQVGTLRQNCSQLEKAMVELQGSLESKNASLASLSNDLKVAEDQYNRLMGKVEEMQNTVVMRDNTVQELRQQMGGLQNQLQQVQLERSTLQSRMKTSQAEIDSLQQVRQWYQQQLALAQEARVRLQGEMANMQAGQMNQFGTLEHLKLENVTLSHQLTESQHRSIKEKERIAVQLQSIEADMLTQEASFKQIQDAKTMVEDDLQHKLEEFEEEQERLLKLANTASTLERELEQVKLSLSQKDMQLQSLQKEHLELMRQLTTTQENLQTKEQAINQLEARYLELDAQLAELQAEGNAKDDNIQFLQNEKIVLEVALQTARADKSQLDEGAERLGEDVLVASDVLDQLRQDVQVKTNQIETLQQENSVLKKQAQKFKEQFQQQKVMVEAYRRDTSSKDQLISELKSTKKRLLAEVKDLKQELLGVEGEKQKAELEQVRLQKEVVRVQEQMCNMEAHLQTIQDERGQLEMQVQSLQFDQSQLAAVTQENEGLRKQVEQLEGEAKKAISEQKVRVKRLGTDLTSAQKEMKAKHKAYENAVGILSRRLQEALMDKEATDAELVKLKAQVADGGNSQALQDKIKALQEELQVVTSSKTMLERELQEVINLTSTELEDYQEKVMELEDELQESRCFKKRIRKLEDANKKLALELEHEKGKLVGLAQSHNTLREHSNILESALAKREADLVQLNLQVQAVLKRKEEEDQQMKQAVQTLQLSLEKEKTKVKDLKEQVAAAKAEAAHNRRHYRAAMLELSEIKKDLQAKEDVVKALQRESLKLQAQDEQHAQEVSRFQEELGEAHSQLQILQKQLGEELAKQPLTHQEVEDLKWEVEQRQREIEAQRQQMEMMEQCHHRELDNLQTALGNIKVELESVQEELSGTRKDKFMLQAKVGELRNSMKTVLLQNQQFKQDLKQSRLRKQRMELKSEGSPSNSVTPVKIPDCPVPASLLDELLKPSASVNKEPLNNLHNCLRQLKEEMDSLQKQMEEHTVTVHESVGSWTNTELGLQNNISKSSTQQSDMVVNNNIEEEQQQS